Below is a window of Pueribacillus theae DNA.
TAAGTATCATTAATAATAACTAATTCAATAAAAGGGAGAACATCATGACAAAGATTCCCAAGCCTGCATCAACAGTCGTTCTGGTGGATGATCTGTTAAGAGTCTATTTGACAAAGCGACCGATCACGATGAAATTTATGGGTGGTTTTCATGTTTTTCCAGGTGGTTCAGTAGATCTCGAAGACAATGATCATGTGATAGAGAGTGAACATGTAAGAAACTTTACACAAAGTGAACCGTTCAGTTTTGCTTATTACATAGCTGCAGCCAGAGAATTATTCGAAGAAGTTGGAATTTTACTTTGCAGCAGCGAAGATGGACTACCACTTCAATTCAAAAGAAAAACAGAGATGGAGTATCGCAGGCAACTTGTTAACAAAGAAATTTCATTTTCACAAATGTTAAAGCAGGAGGAACTTCATCTTGATCTTGGGAGCTTAAAGTACTTCGGGCATCGGATAACCCCAGAATGGCGGCCTTTTCGCTTTGATACACGCTTTTTCCTCGCCAAGCTTCCAAAGGATCAAGTTCCAAAACCTGATACAAATGAAATAGATGAAGCTTGTTGGATTTTTCCAGACGAAGCATTATTAGCGTTTAAAGAAGGAAAGGTATCTATGGCGAATGCCACCGTTATTGCGCTTCAAACCCTTATAAATTATAAAGAGGGCGGTCCGTTGATGATGCCTTAAAAACACATAGCTGGGTTAACTGATGCTGTTTTCGCCTTACAAGGCTCGCCGATCGGCGAGCTTACATTTCATAAAACATAACCAA
It encodes the following:
- a CDS encoding NUDIX hydrolase, which encodes MTKIPKPASTVVLVDDLLRVYLTKRPITMKFMGGFHVFPGGSVDLEDNDHVIESEHVRNFTQSEPFSFAYYIAAARELFEEVGILLCSSEDGLPLQFKRKTEMEYRRQLVNKEISFSQMLKQEELHLDLGSLKYFGHRITPEWRPFRFDTRFFLAKLPKDQVPKPDTNEIDEACWIFPDEALLAFKEGKVSMANATVIALQTLINYKEGGPLMMP